The following proteins come from a genomic window of Rutidosis leptorrhynchoides isolate AG116_Rl617_1_P2 chromosome 10, CSIRO_AGI_Rlap_v1, whole genome shotgun sequence:
- the LOC139872389 gene encoding peroxidase 45-like isoform X1: MNNQILCSLFLCFLVVSSYAELRQNFYKSSCPNVESIVRSAVNKKFQQTFVTAPGTLRLFFHDCFVRGCDASVFLSNGSDNAEKNHHDDISLAGDGFDTVVQAKAALDSNPSCRNKVSCADILALATRDVVALAGGPSYKVELGRRDGKISTRKSVQHKLPHPEFNLNQLNSMFASHGLSQTDMIALSGAHTLGFSHCGQFSKRIHSKAGIDKTLDRKYALTLKQMCPVNVDPRIAINMDPTTPQIFDNAYYKNLQQGKGLFSSDQVLFTDTRSRPTVNLFASNSKAFNQAFVKAITKLGRVGVLTGNQGEIRRDCNRVN; the protein is encoded by the exons ATGAACAACCAAATCCTCTGTTCCTTATTCCTCTGTTTCTTAGTTGTTTCATCTTATGCTGAACTTAGACAAAATTTCTATAAATCTAGTTGCCCGAATGTCGAATCTATAGTTCGATCCGCAGTCAACAAGAAATTTCAGCAAACATTCGTTACCGCTCCAGGCACTCTTCGCCTCTTCTTCCACGACTGTTTTGTTCGG GGATGTGATGCTTCAGTGTTTCTGTCCAATGGAAGCGATAACGCCGAGAAGAACCATCATGACGATATCTCGCTTGCTGGAGATGGATTCGATACCGTAGTACAAGCGAAGGCCGCCCTTGACAGTAATCCTAGTTGCCGGAATAAAGTTTCTTGTGCGGATATTTTAGCTCTTGCCACTAGGGATGTTGTTGCATTG GCAGGTGGACCATCTTACAAGGTGGAATTGGGAAGGAGAGATGGGAAAATATCTACAAGAAAAAGTGTACAACACAAACTTCCACATCCAGAGTTTAACCTCAACCAACTTAACTCCATGTTTGCCTCTCATGGTCTGTCTCAAACTGATATGATTGCACTTTCAG GTGCACATACACTTGGATTCTCTCATTGTGGACAATTCTCGAAACGCATACATTCGAAGGCCGGGATTGACAAAACCCTTGATCGAAAATATGCGCTCACGCTAAAACAGATGTGTCCAGTCAATGTTGACCCTAGGATCGCGATTAACATGGACCCCACGACACCACAGATTTTTGACAATGCGTACTATAAAAATCTCCAACAGGGGAAGGGTTTGTTTAGCTCGGACCAAGTTTTGTTCACGGATACTCGATCAAGGCCAACGGTTAACCTATTTGCGTCTAATAGCAAGGCTTTTAATCAGGCTTTTGTAAAGGCTATTACCAAGCTTGGACGTGTTGGGGT